A genome region from Akkermansiaceae bacterium includes the following:
- a CDS encoding MotA/TolQ/ExbB proton channel family protein translates to MTDIFKDGLDLFLSGGEIMYMLGGVACILYGFCFAALAYVNHGNLNDKHSEKWPEWIENPDSAGGRIGEALSYVLHGPKLTIKTVGRRFEEVRLNLISSIDRRLLVINTLVAAAPLAGLLGTVTGMLAMFAGLSQGTGPAGMQKVADGMQQALITTQTGLTIALPGLFLGLIIKSKRDRISATLQRLESLILTSRFQREPKI, encoded by the coding sequence ATGACGGATATCTTCAAAGACGGTCTGGATCTCTTCCTCTCGGGCGGGGAAATCATGTACATGCTCGGCGGGGTGGCCTGCATACTTTACGGTTTCTGCTTCGCCGCCCTCGCCTATGTGAACCACGGAAACCTCAACGACAAGCACTCGGAAAAATGGCCGGAGTGGATCGAGAATCCGGACAGTGCGGGCGGGCGGATCGGTGAGGCGCTTTCCTACGTTCTCCATGGCCCCAAGCTGACAATCAAGACCGTGGGCCGGCGCTTTGAGGAGGTGCGGCTGAACCTCATTTCCAGCATCGACCGCCGCCTGCTCGTCATCAACACCCTTGTCGCCGCCGCACCGCTCGCCGGCCTGTTAGGCACCGTCACCGGGATGCTTGCAATGTTCGCCGGCCTTTCCCAGGGAACCGGACCGGCCGGTATGCAGAAGGTGGCGGACGGGATGCAGCAGGCGCTCATCACCACCCAGACCGGCCTGACCATCGCCCTGCCGGGGCTTTTCCTCGGCCTCATCATCAAGTCGAAGCGCGACCGCATCTCCGCGACCCTCCAGCGACTCGAAAGCCTCATTCTCACCTCCCGCTTCCAGCGCGAACCGAAAATCTAA
- a CDS encoding DUF3450 family protein — MRHIFPFILLGTLGALNAQEPKVSPTEELRITVRQWVDAMRQIQEEENEWSRDQEVLQNYKEGLEKEIEDLREKIADATTRKQGSDAESLKQTQERDRFIAAKDELGKLLRGLEENMASKIPLIPAPLRAEPKVSQAIEDLERDLKLPEEKRNEGVSKRLLNLINLTAEIEKFQQTVVLRQELRANSEGKEYNMQVIYLGLAAAYAVNEDGSFALMGKPDATGWKFEERKDLAEAIRSLISCTTGDQDPQFISLPFSK; from the coding sequence ATGCGCCATATCTTCCCGTTTATTTTGCTAGGAACTCTCGGCGCGCTCAACGCCCAGGAGCCAAAGGTTTCCCCCACCGAAGAACTCCGCATCACCGTCAGGCAATGGGTCGATGCGATGCGCCAGATCCAGGAGGAGGAGAACGAATGGTCGCGCGATCAGGAGGTTCTCCAGAACTACAAGGAAGGCCTCGAAAAGGAAATCGAGGATCTCAGGGAAAAGATCGCGGACGCCACGACACGCAAGCAGGGCTCTGATGCCGAGTCCCTCAAGCAGACGCAGGAGCGCGACCGCTTCATCGCTGCGAAGGACGAATTGGGGAAACTACTCCGTGGGCTTGAGGAAAACATGGCATCTAAGATCCCGCTTATCCCCGCACCACTGAGAGCCGAGCCGAAGGTTTCCCAAGCCATCGAGGATCTTGAGCGCGATCTGAAGCTGCCGGAGGAAAAGCGCAATGAAGGTGTCTCGAAACGCCTGCTCAACCTGATCAACCTCACCGCCGAGATCGAGAAATTCCAACAGACCGTTGTTCTCCGCCAGGAGCTCCGCGCGAATTCCGAGGGCAAGGAATACAACATGCAGGTGATCTACCTCGGCCTTGCCGCCGCATATGCAGTCAATGAGGACGGCAGCTTCGCGCTCATGGGTAAACCCGATGCCACGGGTTGGAAATTCGAGGAACGCAAGGATCTCGCCGAGGCGATACGCAGCCTCATTTCCTGCACCACCGGCGATCAGGATCCGCAATTCATCTCCCTGCCATTTTCCAAGTAA
- a CDS encoding energy transducer TonB, whose product MDRHVYRPPRGKFTGIFAVIGGFVATIAVFVAIPLSQKLSQFLDRDQGEPPEIVVEPPEEMDFETEEPPEEIEEEPEPDEMVEEANDLDLGIDLGDLTAGSGGGFVMDIPNFSMKGGDDAFGGDLDAPPQPVSKIPPTYPSSLLSQGKGGRVLVSCTIDAAGKVIATSIKQSSGHPDLDKAAINAVNRWKFKPGTRGGNKVKSVALVPFNFEVKKG is encoded by the coding sequence ATGGATCGCCACGTTTACAGACCGCCCAGAGGCAAGTTCACCGGCATCTTTGCCGTGATCGGCGGTTTTGTGGCGACCATTGCCGTCTTTGTGGCGATCCCGCTTTCCCAGAAGCTCAGCCAGTTCCTCGACCGCGACCAGGGCGAGCCGCCGGAGATCGTCGTCGAGCCGCCGGAGGAAATGGATTTCGAAACCGAAGAGCCGCCCGAGGAAATCGAGGAGGAACCCGAGCCGGATGAAATGGTGGAGGAAGCCAACGACCTCGATCTCGGCATCGATCTCGGAGACCTGACTGCCGGATCGGGCGGGGGGTTCGTGATGGACATTCCGAATTTCTCGATGAAAGGCGGCGATGACGCCTTCGGAGGCGATCTCGATGCGCCGCCGCAGCCTGTCAGCAAGATCCCGCCCACCTATCCCAGTTCCCTCCTCAGCCAGGGCAAGGGTGGCAGGGTTCTCGTTTCCTGCACCATCGATGCGGCGGGCAAGGTGATCGCAACCTCGATCAAGCAGTCCTCCGGCCACCCCGATCTCGACAAGGCGGCGATCAATGCGGTCAACCGTTGGAAGTTCAAGCCCGGCACCCGTGGCGGCAATAAGGTCAAGTCCGTCGCCCTCGTCCCATTCAATTTCGAAGTCAAAAAAGGATGA
- a CDS encoding MotA/TolQ/ExbB proton channel family protein yields the protein MSRLIQLTLLLALCAVSSAQTPVETAKADLAKAVKELGDTKKDYSDLRRALYRDINRLDDEALKLGRELRALEREEERRTATVKTLEREIDARKTDFNYSAGILSQYSKAFITRLHPGENQIYREEVEAIDQSATAAVDEPQAELSERMKVLGIGISRLGDIAGGHSFDGKALRNGSESVEGKLLVAGPSVFFTQEGGGFEGVATFAETGTTLPTVVAIKGYDGEITETLNSGHGELPFDGSMGKAIEVEAAQETLWETIEKGGYVGHAILLLGAISFLIAAFKVWEVSRFKVPNRRELNAILDDLLAGKQDVALKRAKTIPGEAGALVVIGVSKFYEKRRVLEESMFEKLVVIKPHLERFLPFLALTAAAGPLMGLLGTVLGIIKTFQAMALYGSGNQKNFTAGISEALITTAEGLIVAIPVLVVHGLLKSMVKAKFGEIEGSAIAIINGTTERGKGMQPVSHAEDPDDGGDDGGDDDVELVPTTA from the coding sequence ATGAGCCGCCTCATCCAACTCACGCTCCTTCTCGCACTCTGTGCCGTTTCCTCCGCCCAGACGCCTGTCGAAACCGCCAAGGCGGATCTGGCAAAGGCCGTCAAGGAACTCGGTGATACAAAGAAGGATTACTCCGATCTCCGCCGCGCCCTTTACCGCGATATCAACCGCCTTGACGACGAAGCCCTGAAGCTCGGCAGGGAACTCCGCGCCCTTGAGCGCGAGGAGGAACGCCGCACCGCCACAGTCAAGACTCTCGAGCGCGAAATCGACGCTAGGAAAACGGACTTCAACTACTCCGCTGGCATACTCAGCCAATATTCCAAGGCGTTCATCACCCGCCTCCATCCGGGCGAGAACCAGATCTACCGCGAGGAGGTGGAGGCCATCGACCAATCCGCCACCGCCGCTGTGGACGAGCCGCAGGCGGAGCTTTCGGAGCGCATGAAAGTCCTCGGGATCGGTATCAGTCGCCTTGGAGACATCGCGGGCGGCCACAGCTTCGATGGCAAAGCCCTGCGCAACGGCAGCGAGTCCGTCGAGGGCAAGCTCCTCGTCGCCGGGCCATCGGTTTTCTTCACGCAGGAAGGCGGTGGCTTTGAGGGCGTCGCCACTTTTGCGGAAACGGGAACCACTCTGCCAACCGTTGTCGCCATCAAGGGCTATGATGGGGAGATCACCGAAACCCTCAACTCAGGGCATGGCGAGCTTCCATTCGATGGCTCCATGGGCAAGGCGATCGAGGTTGAGGCGGCACAGGAGACCCTTTGGGAAACCATCGAAAAGGGCGGCTATGTCGGACACGCCATCCTGCTACTCGGTGCCATCTCATTCCTGATTGCGGCTTTCAAGGTCTGGGAGGTTTCCAGGTTCAAGGTGCCGAACCGCCGGGAGCTCAATGCCATCCTCGACGATCTCCTCGCGGGAAAGCAGGACGTGGCTCTCAAGCGCGCCAAGACGATTCCTGGCGAGGCCGGGGCGCTCGTAGTCATCGGGGTATCGAAATTCTATGAGAAACGCCGTGTGCTGGAGGAGTCGATGTTCGAGAAGCTCGTCGTCATCAAGCCGCACCTCGAGCGCTTCCTCCCCTTCCTCGCACTCACCGCCGCCGCAGGGCCGCTGATGGGACTGCTCGGCACCGTGCTCGGGATCATCAAGACCTTCCAGGCGATGGCGCTCTATGGAAGCGGTAACCAGAAAAATTTCACGGCGGGCATTTCCGAGGCCCTCATCACCACGGCGGAAGGCCTCATCGTCGCAATTCCCGTCCTCGTCGTACACGGCCTGCTCAAGAGCATGGTTAAGGCGAAGTTCGGCGAGATCGAGGGTTCCGCCATCGCCATCATCAACGGAACCACAGAGCGCGGAAAAGGGATGCAGCCGGTTTCCCACGCGGAAGACCCCGATGACGGCGGAGATGACGGCGGAGATGACGATGTCGAACTCGTTCCTACGACGGCCTGA
- a CDS encoding biopolymer transporter ExbD, which yields MLGRNIGDEAEEPVNVDLSSMIDCVFILLIFFIVSTVFVEETGVKVNKPDVGGASALEKNSILLAVTAEDKVFYGGESVGVQGVIGKIKPLLTETPDMSVIIQGDKESTHGIVQQVHGQALLAGAMKDKISVSTK from the coding sequence ATGCTAGGCCGCAACATAGGCGACGAAGCCGAAGAACCCGTCAATGTCGATCTCTCCTCGATGATAGACTGCGTGTTCATCCTCCTCATTTTCTTCATCGTCTCGACCGTATTCGTCGAGGAAACGGGGGTGAAGGTCAACAAGCCGGATGTCGGCGGGGCGAGTGCGCTTGAAAAAAACTCCATCCTGCTGGCTGTCACCGCCGAGGACAAGGTCTTCTACGGTGGCGAGAGTGTCGGCGTTCAAGGCGTGATCGGGAAAATCAAACCCCTTCTCACCGAGACGCCTGACATGTCCGTCATCATACAGGGCGACAAGGAATCCACCCACGGAATCGTCCAGCAAGTCCACGGACAGGCGCTCCTTGCCGGTGCAATGAAAGACAAGATCTCCGTTTCCACGAAATAA
- a CDS encoding TIGR00159 family protein, with the protein MWDFIQKHWRDGIEILILATCIYQLYRAFRATRGAQILIGLGLILVALALVTEIFDFMVIGWIITRSAAVLAFALLVIFQPELRNGLARLGSSRFFSLTSKRRLAFVERLADAVVLLSKKRIGALFAIQRGISLKEQMETGVVLDAHFTPELAMSVFFPKSPLHDGGMVIADDRVAAAACVFPVTEREMKDRSTGLRHRAAIGLTERTDSIAVVVSEETGSISICENGNLQRNLTEKQFREKISEIFFSGQSSNETETDEKLVRETPEPASGDRDLVSD; encoded by the coding sequence ATGTGGGATTTCATTCAGAAGCATTGGAGGGACGGGATAGAGATATTGATCCTGGCCACATGCATCTACCAGCTCTACCGCGCCTTCCGGGCGACACGGGGCGCGCAGATCCTCATTGGCCTCGGACTGATCCTGGTTGCGCTGGCCCTGGTGACCGAGATTTTCGATTTCATGGTGATAGGCTGGATCATCACGCGTTCCGCCGCGGTGCTGGCCTTCGCATTGCTGGTGATTTTCCAGCCGGAACTGCGCAACGGGCTTGCACGTCTCGGCAGCAGCCGCTTCTTTTCCCTGACCAGCAAGCGCCGCCTGGCCTTCGTCGAGAGACTTGCGGATGCGGTGGTACTGCTCTCGAAAAAACGTATCGGCGCACTCTTCGCCATCCAGCGTGGCATCTCTCTCAAGGAGCAGATGGAAACCGGAGTGGTGCTGGATGCACATTTCACCCCGGAGCTGGCGATGAGCGTGTTTTTCCCGAAATCCCCGCTGCATGACGGCGGCATGGTCATCGCCGACGATAGGGTCGCTGCGGCGGCATGTGTCTTTCCCGTCACCGAGAGGGAGATGAAAGACCGCTCCACCGGGCTGCGCCACCGCGCCGCGATCGGCTTGACCGAGCGCACGGATTCCATCGCGGTGGTCGTCAGCGAGGAAACCGGCAGTATCTCGATCTGCGAGAACGGGAACCTCCAGCGCAACCTCACGGAAAAACAGTTCCGCGAGAAAATCTCCGAGATCTTTTTCTCCGGCCAATCCTCCAATGAAACTGAGACTGACGAAAAACTGGTTCGCGAAACTCCTGAGCCTGCTTCTGGCGACCGGGATCTGGTTTCTGATTAA
- a CDS encoding TonB-dependent receptor produces MPCRLPRKQEEAKPFPSFRAIRQNDDPGQAPPWSPGDLPPIAPPDGIPPAGNPAGLALFENAVGNCMIFGEVSDATTLNPIAGALVEIAGTGRTSETDAQGKYRFDGVPPGTFNIEASQLGYFGDTTVITVIEGSPSEVRFGLRVKPTDDSENVFTMEEETVIGEYQGDSQGDLFMDLELTSSIASGISKDDFSRSGIGDAGDAVAKISGANIVGGRYAVVRGLGDRYSNTLVNGALISSADPSKKAVQLDLFPSDLLESISIYKTFTPELPAEFAGGTVAIKTLQFPSERILKVEYGQRYNMNLDGDFFTSGADLGLFGRVDDSLPPGVPDQGSWVSGTTSGRVPTPTNPIALEAISQAEALHLSSPLRPVEGDSKIPESFAITFGDTFRISEDLDLGVVVAGTSSNGSAAKRDVTVGRSLNPGADGVSGTPDDILNRTQTEDRYTNSAGYGILGAAGLRWKDRHSLSFTAFQNHAAEDEVIQARRINDDTAGSGQFADFAGPGTLPTGALQSTPFGATAATFQALDSIIPLRRTLTLKQAEGHHEFGDDEEPIEIDWLYSLSDAIEERPGTRTAFFSQLDFTDPAIQSIPGAIFDPSLGEILTLSDIYGINPAQSQSFRETLSTTEESTNKRIDLTLPVYSDDDGNVFKLKVGGNGFERSREVRGRFFTYNIGQRLNGLLNTGNGGQFGIDYLDGINGTTNPNGNPIFNGHANNNLSNGIFIEENTNAGNTVRNVDAETSLNAAYMQANIGFGRWEIIGGARFEAEDRTFEVLPGLNPPGTVIPRTTISNEYLLPGITINRTFGDDEEFLLTAAWSRTVARPTFFEFAPIRTVDQASGDAFQGNPNLTDTLIDNFDIRWEWRPDAESQIAISLFQKSLDSPIAQAYTLGDRTFINGESGSLQGVEIELQKRFLEQWSISSNFTFIDSLLEFQQPPSGLVQTTFDGQPDFIFNLGLGWEDEESGWSANLNYNLTGSFLTAVPLGAVEPPVRREAFNQLDLIIQKKFDIGDSVGIVTLNIANLLDETDTEVFDGTDLIFSSFKPGRSFGLKFEYQF; encoded by the coding sequence TTGCCCTGCCGGCTGCCCAGGAAACAAGAGGAGGCGAAACCATTCCCGAGCTTCCGCGCAATCCGGCAAAACGATGATCCCGGACAGGCACCGCCATGGTCTCCCGGTGATCTGCCACCCATCGCCCCGCCGGATGGCATCCCTCCAGCCGGCAATCCGGCGGGGCTCGCCCTTTTCGAAAATGCCGTGGGCAACTGCATGATTTTCGGGGAGGTTTCCGATGCAACCACCCTCAACCCGATCGCGGGAGCCCTTGTCGAGATCGCCGGCACAGGCCGGACTTCGGAGACGGATGCCCAGGGGAAATACCGTTTCGACGGCGTGCCACCCGGCACCTTCAACATCGAGGCATCCCAGCTCGGATACTTCGGCGACACGACTGTCATAACCGTCATCGAAGGCTCCCCGTCCGAAGTCCGCTTCGGGCTCCGGGTGAAACCCACCGACGACTCCGAGAATGTTTTCACCATGGAGGAGGAGACGGTGATCGGCGAGTATCAGGGCGACTCGCAGGGGGATCTGTTCATGGATCTGGAACTGACCTCAAGCATCGCTTCCGGGATCAGCAAGGATGACTTCTCGAGATCGGGAATCGGCGATGCTGGCGATGCCGTCGCCAAAATTTCCGGCGCGAACATCGTCGGCGGGCGCTATGCGGTTGTCCGCGGGCTGGGTGACAGGTATTCGAACACGCTTGTGAACGGCGCTCTGATCTCATCCGCAGACCCTTCGAAAAAGGCGGTGCAGCTTGATCTTTTTCCCAGCGATCTGCTCGAATCTATCTCCATCTACAAAACCTTCACCCCGGAGCTTCCTGCGGAATTCGCCGGCGGAACGGTGGCCATCAAGACCCTACAGTTTCCCAGCGAGCGCATCCTGAAAGTGGAATACGGCCAGCGCTACAACATGAACCTCGACGGGGATTTTTTCACCTCGGGCGCTGATCTCGGATTGTTCGGCAGGGTGGACGACTCGTTGCCCCCCGGCGTCCCTGATCAGGGAAGCTGGGTTTCCGGCACGACCTCCGGGCGCGTCCCGACGCCGACCAACCCGATCGCCCTGGAGGCCATCTCCCAAGCCGAGGCGTTGCATCTGAGTTCACCGCTGCGCCCGGTAGAAGGTGATTCAAAAATCCCCGAGTCGTTTGCGATCACCTTCGGCGATACGTTCAGGATTTCCGAAGACCTTGATTTGGGTGTCGTCGTGGCAGGGACATCATCGAACGGAAGTGCCGCCAAGCGGGATGTCACCGTCGGCAGGAGCTTGAATCCCGGAGCAGACGGTGTTTCAGGAACACCTGACGACATCCTGAACAGGACACAGACGGAAGACCGCTACACCAATTCCGCCGGATACGGGATACTCGGCGCGGCCGGCCTGCGGTGGAAGGACCGACACAGCCTGAGCTTCACGGCTTTCCAGAACCACGCCGCCGAGGACGAGGTGATTCAGGCGCGCAGGATCAATGACGATACGGCCGGCTCCGGCCAGTTCGCGGATTTCGCCGGGCCGGGAACCCTTCCCACGGGAGCCTTGCAGTCCACCCCATTTGGCGCGACAGCCGCCACGTTCCAGGCACTCGATAGCATCATCCCCCTGCGCAGGACACTGACCCTCAAGCAAGCCGAGGGGCACCATGAGTTCGGCGACGACGAGGAGCCCATCGAGATCGATTGGCTCTACTCTCTGAGCGATGCGATCGAGGAAAGACCGGGCACACGCACGGCGTTCTTTTCACAGCTCGACTTCACGGATCCGGCCATCCAGAGCATCCCGGGAGCTATCTTCGACCCTTCGCTTGGGGAAATCCTCACCCTCTCGGACATCTACGGAATCAACCCCGCCCAGAGCCAGTCGTTCCGCGAAACTCTCAGCACCACCGAGGAATCAACGAACAAGAGGATCGATCTCACCCTTCCCGTCTACAGCGACGACGACGGCAACGTCTTCAAGCTCAAGGTGGGTGGGAACGGCTTCGAGCGCAGCAGGGAGGTGAGGGGCCGCTTCTTCACCTACAACATCGGACAACGTCTCAACGGGCTGCTCAACACCGGAAACGGCGGGCAATTTGGCATAGACTACTTGGATGGCATCAACGGAACGACCAACCCGAACGGGAACCCGATTTTCAACGGTCACGCGAACAACAACCTTTCCAACGGGATTTTCATCGAGGAAAATACCAATGCCGGGAATACGGTTCGCAACGTCGATGCGGAAACCAGTCTCAACGCGGCATACATGCAGGCGAACATCGGGTTCGGGCGCTGGGAGATCATCGGCGGTGCGCGCTTCGAGGCGGAAGACCGGACTTTCGAGGTTCTGCCCGGACTCAATCCGCCGGGAACCGTCATTCCCCGCACGACAATTTCCAACGAATACCTGCTGCCCGGCATCACCATCAACCGAACCTTCGGCGATGATGAGGAATTTCTTCTTACCGCCGCCTGGTCGCGGACGGTGGCTAGGCCCACTTTCTTCGAGTTCGCGCCGATCCGGACCGTTGACCAGGCTTCCGGTGATGCTTTCCAGGGGAACCCGAATCTGACGGATACACTCATTGACAACTTCGATATCCGTTGGGAGTGGCGCCCCGACGCGGAGTCCCAGATCGCCATCAGCCTTTTCCAGAAGTCCCTGGATTCACCCATCGCCCAGGCATACACCCTCGGCGACCGTACCTTCATCAATGGCGAGAGCGGGTCGCTACAGGGTGTCGAGATCGAGCTTCAGAAAAGGTTCCTCGAACAGTGGAGCATCTCATCGAATTTCACTTTCATCGACTCCCTCCTGGAGTTCCAGCAACCGCCCAGCGGCCTCGTGCAAACCACCTTCGATGGTCAGCCGGATTTCATTTTCAACCTCGGCCTTGGATGGGAGGACGAGGAGAGCGGTTGGTCGGCCAACCTCAACTACAACCTCACCGGCTCCTTCCTCACCGCCGTCCCATTGGGTGCGGTCGAGCCGCCTGTACGTCGCGAGGCTTTCAACCAGCTGGACCTCATCATCCAGAAGAAATTCGACATAGGGGACAGTGTCGGAATCGTCACCCTTAATATCGCGAACCTTTTGGATGAGACCGATACTGAAGTGTTCGACGGCACTGACTTGATCTTCTCTTCCTTCAAACCGGGCAGGTCGTTCGGTCTCAAGTTCGAATATCAATTCTAG
- a CDS encoding class I mannose-6-phosphate isomerase, producing MQPITFRPIYKERIWGGRQLEERYGRSLPAPEIPYGEAWEIVDREDAQSVVDGGGFSGKSLHELWTDRREEIFGEGLPDSPRFPILIKILDCADDLSIQVHPPADIAPELGGEPKTEMWYIADCKPGAKLYVGLKDGADRASFEKAISEGTVADQVHAILPEKGRSIFIESGRLHAIGAGFLIHEIQQNSDTTYRVFDWNRTDAQGNPRDLHVAESLACIDFTDHEPGMDEPVGKTLATCPFFKTTLHHLDAGDTIGNESPVRFSLITVIEGALAGGFITGQTLLLPRSAASLVAERDTKVLRIVIP from the coding sequence ATGCAACCCATCACATTTCGCCCAATCTACAAGGAACGCATCTGGGGCGGCAGGCAGCTGGAGGAACGTTATGGCCGCAGCCTCCCGGCCCCGGAAATCCCCTACGGCGAGGCATGGGAGATCGTGGACCGCGAGGATGCGCAATCAGTCGTCGATGGGGGCGGGTTTTCGGGGAAATCCCTGCACGAGCTGTGGACCGACCGCCGCGAGGAAATTTTCGGGGAAGGGCTGCCGGACTCACCGCGCTTCCCCATTCTCATCAAGATCCTCGATTGCGCAGACGATCTCTCGATCCAGGTACATCCCCCCGCCGACATCGCGCCCGAACTCGGCGGCGAACCAAAGACGGAGATGTGGTACATCGCCGACTGCAAGCCGGGCGCGAAGCTCTACGTCGGCCTCAAGGACGGGGCTGACCGCGCTAGCTTCGAGAAAGCAATCTCCGAGGGAACCGTCGCCGATCAAGTCCACGCCATCTTGCCGGAAAAAGGCCGGTCCATCTTCATCGAATCCGGGCGGCTCCATGCCATCGGCGCAGGATTCCTCATACACGAGATTCAGCAGAACTCCGACACCACCTACCGCGTCTTCGACTGGAACCGCACCGACGCCCAAGGCAATCCCCGCGATCTCCACGTCGCCGAATCCCTCGCCTGCATCGACTTCACCGACCACGAGCCCGGCATGGACGAACCTGTCGGCAAGACGCTCGCCACCTGCCCGTTTTTCAAAACAACCCTCCACCACCTCGATGCGGGCGACACGATCGGCAACGAATCCCCCGTCCGCTTCTCGCTCATCACAGTGATCGAAGGCGCGCTGGCGGGCGGCTTCATAACGGGACAAACCCTGCTTCTTCCAAGATCAGCAGCCTCCCTTGTGGCGGAACGGGACACGAAGGTTCTCCGGATTGTCATTCCCTGA
- a CDS encoding ParB/RepB/Spo0J family partition protein, with product MAKQALGKGLGALIKKNSVLPGQPPSASTDDSPRVRDIAIDNVIPSPLQPRNQFIDAPLDDLVDSIRQHGIIQPLIARLVDGKYELIAGERRWRASKKLGLATVPVIERIATDRDVLEMALIENLQREDLNPIEEAAGYVRLAKEFTLKQEEIATRVGKSRASVANAMRLLDLHPDIQSNLAQRQITVGHAKAILALKDAGTQKLAADQIIRRQLTVRAAEKLTQSLLANPSGASDPKKAPPKEIDIHVREITKRLQEHLATHVFVNHSAKKGKIEIEYYGNDDLDRILELLRLPATTL from the coding sequence ATGGCAAAGCAAGCACTCGGCAAAGGACTCGGCGCACTGATCAAGAAGAACAGCGTCCTTCCCGGACAGCCTCCCTCCGCTTCGACAGATGACTCGCCGCGCGTCCGCGACATCGCCATCGACAACGTCATCCCCTCCCCGCTCCAGCCGCGCAACCAGTTCATCGACGCGCCCCTCGACGACCTCGTCGATTCCATCCGCCAGCACGGCATCATCCAGCCGCTGATCGCGCGTTTGGTGGACGGGAAATACGAACTCATCGCCGGTGAGCGCCGCTGGCGCGCCTCGAAAAAACTCGGGCTCGCCACCGTGCCCGTCATCGAGCGCATCGCCACGGACCGGGATGTTTTGGAAATGGCACTCATCGAGAACCTCCAGCGCGAGGATCTCAACCCGATCGAGGAAGCCGCCGGATACGTCCGTCTCGCCAAGGAATTCACCCTCAAGCAGGAAGAGATCGCCACCCGCGTCGGCAAATCCCGCGCCTCCGTCGCCAACGCGATGCGCCTTCTCGATCTCCATCCCGACATCCAGTCGAACCTGGCGCAGCGCCAGATCACAGTCGGCCATGCCAAGGCGATTCTCGCGCTCAAGGATGCCGGTACCCAAAAGCTCGCCGCAGACCAGATCATCCGCCGCCAGCTCACCGTCCGCGCCGCCGAGAAACTCACCCAATCCCTCCTCGCCAACCCATCGGGCGCATCCGATCCGAAAAAGGCGCCGCCGAAAGAAATCGACATCCACGTCCGAGAGATCACCAAGCGCCTCCAGGAGCACCTCGCCACCCACGTCTTCGTCAACCACTCCGCGAAAAAAGGGAAAATCGAGATCGAATACTACGGCAACGACGACCTCGACCGCATCCTAGAGCTCCTCCGCCTCCCCGCTACAACCCTGTAG